Sequence from the Rhodothermales bacterium genome:
AAAGGCCTCCACGACGGCCTGCACGTCGCTCAGCGCCACCAGATCGCGGGTCATCTGCGCCCGATTCGAAGACAGGACGCTGGCGATCCGCCAGAGGTCGCCCAGGCTCGTTCTGTAGCGGATGCCGCGCCCGTCATACGTGAAGCCGGTAAGCCCACGAAAGACCTTCGCGCACAACGCGCGCTGGCGTTCCGTCTCCAGTGTGCCGAACACCTCCTCGGCGTGCCAGTCGATCGCATGTTGGATCTCCCCGATCGCTTCGTAGTGCCGCTTGAGGATGGGCCCGTGCCCGCCCTCTCCCATCCACCGATCCCAGGTGCGGCTCAGGGCGTGCTGGAGGACGACCAGGTGGGCGGGGTCCTCGACATCGCGGACGAATTCGTCGAGCGCGTCCCGCTCGAAGGCCGCGCCGGCGATGGCCGCCGGCCCCTTGATGGCCTCCTCGATCTCGTTGGGCAGCATGCGCGACACCAGGTAGAGCCCGCTGTTGATGGCGTCCGGCAGGTCCTCGTACCGGGCCGCCTCGCCAACGAAGTCGGACCGGAGCGTGAGGCACACATAGACCGGGTACCGCCACTGCTGGAGCACGCCCAGCAGGAGGCGGACAAAGTGCCGCTTCGTTTCCTGCTGGCGTTCGTCTTCCCTCGCGCTCTCCCAGGCGTTCCTCGGGAACAGCTCTTCGAACTGGTCGACGATGACGAGCAGATTGACGCGCGGCCCATCCATCGCGCCGTGGAATGGATGCAATTCCTCGTAGAGATCGATCAGGTGGAGCAGCGGCCCTTCCCCAGCGGCCCCCACCCGTAGCCGCGCCTCGATGGCGCCGGCGTCGGTGGCCTCCTCCCCAAACGCTCGCCCGAGGGCGCGCGCGAGGTTGCCGATGGGATCCTCCTGAGGCCGCAGATACGCCACCTTCCAGATGGAGCCGGCATCCGCCATGTAGCCGCCGTAGAGCGCCGGCAGCATCCCCGAGGTGACCAACGACGACTTCCCGCTGCCCGACACGCCGAGGACGGCCAGGAAGCGCATCTCGGCCAACTTCGCCGTCATGGCGTCGACGTGCCGATCCCGGCCGAAGAAAAAGTGCTCCTCGCCGCGGCGATGGTCGCAGGGCGCCTCGGCGACGCGCCGGCGATAGGGTCGCAGCCCCGGATAGGGCTTGTCCGTCACAGCCAGCGAGCGGTCGGCCGCCGTGTCGACCTGGCGCACGAACGCGTCCAGCAGGTGATCTTCATGGCCGGCGAGCCCGTCGATGGCGGTCGGTTCCAGGCGGAGCAGGCACATTTTGTCCTCGTCCGGCGCGCCGTTGACGTAGGTGGCGTACGCCCGCAGCGGCCGCGCCCGCAGATACCCTGAGGCCTTCTTGATCGCGAGATCCTTGCTGTATCGCCAGTTGTCGTCGCCATCGCCATAAAACAGGAGCACGGCGTCGCAGGCCATGAGGAGCGTCCGCTCGGCTTCGCGCAGCTGGCTGGGGGTTCCGTTGAACAGCGGCGTCTCCACGTCCAGGTCGTGCTTACGCAGGTATTTGTAGATCGGAATGATCTGCTTCCGATCCGACTCGAGGCAGATCAGATAGACCATCTTCCGCTCGGCGGAAGGCTGTTCGACAACCGGATCCGTGGGCATCGCTGGTGGGAGGTTAGGAATTTAGCTTGTCGACGAAATCAGCCATCAAGGCGTCCGAGAATCCCTGGAGTCCGTTGATGAAGGCCTGCTCTTCGAGGTCGATCAAAAACTGCTTGTCCTCGTCGGGCGTGCCGCAGATGTACAGGTAGTTCGCGCGCAGCGGGGGGCGTGTTTTCAGGGCTTCTTTAATGTTCGCGTTGCGCTCCCGGCGCCAGGCGTCGCCGCCGTTGCCCCAGAGGATCAACACGGCGTCGGCCGTCGCCAGGGCTTCGCGGTCGGCGGCCAGAATGGCGGCTTCATCCCCCTCGAAGGGCGATTTATCCACCGAAAAACCGGAAACGCGCAGGTATTTAAAGACCGGCATCAAGAACTCCTTGTCGCCCGGTTTGCAGAGGATGTAGACAGACCGGGTCGCGCCGTTGGTGGCCGGCGCGGGGGCCGGCTCGGGTTCAGGCGCTTTTGCCCGTTTCGGCTTAAACAGCACCCCATCCGGCGCCTGCATGAACAGGACCGGCGTCGCCCATTCGAGGGTGCCGGGCTCTTTGTTAAACATATCCAGCCGCCCCTCATTGACGGCGTAGTCAACCGGAGCGCCATCGGCGAGCGCTGCATAAAACGTCTCGGCGAAGGCGATCGCGCCGGGGTCCGAGATCGGCTTTTGCATCGCAATCACGGCCGGCACGCCGGCGCTGACGATGGCCGGGGCCACGCCGGCAAACGGATGCCGCTCGTTCGCGACGCGGTTATTCGCCGTCTCGCACGCATTGAGGAAAACGAGGCGGATCGAGTGAGCCTTCGAGAGGATGAAATAATACAGGTTGTTCGCGCTCAGGTCGTCGCGTTTGCCGGCGTCGTCCTCCATCACCAGGACCCCCTCGCCGTCGTCCTTGAACACGCCGTGCCCCATGAAATGGAGCACGTGGAAGTCGGGCCCTTCCTCGAGCTTCGCCATCAACTTCTCGGTCGTCGCATGCTCCAGAATCTCAACCTGAAGCGGCGACGCATCGCCGCCGAACCGTTCGAGGATCTTCTTCTTTTCGACCTCCAGATTCAGTTTCGGCAGCACCGGATCGTCCGGGTTGGCCATCACGAGCAGCATGCGGAGCGGCCCGTCGTAGGGGAGCGCCTCGATCGTCGCCGCCGTCTTTGGACGGGCGATGTTCAGGTACCGCACGACCGAGAAGTCGCGGGGCAGCAGGTTGAGGAAGCTGTTCTGGGAGTCGTCGAAGAGGAGCTCCCACGGGAGGCCGACGATCTTGTCCATACCGGACATCTTGAGGTCCAGCACGAGCTTCACCCGCAGGGCGATGTCCGGCTGCAACTGCGTCGCACCCAGGCTTTTCATGAACGCGTCGCGCGCGCCCTCCTTGATGAGTTCGCGGAAGAGTTTCAGCCCGAGTTCATCGCCCGAAATCGCCGTTTTCGGCTTGCGCTCGCGTTCGCCGCGGGTGGGGGCGCCCGTGGCGGTATCCGGGGGGGCCGGCGCATCCACTGGCGCATCCGTCGGCGCAAAGGAGGCCATGTTGAACCACAGGTCACCCACCGACGTGCCGGAGGCCGAGTCCTGCAGGGTCACTGCGTACTCTTGCCCCTTCATCGGACCGATCTTCAGCGTGAAGTCCTGATATGTGATGGCTCCTTTATGCATTCGAATGACTCCCCGATTCACGTCGTGCGCTTATCGGACTACACACCGGGGGGGTGAGAAAGGGCTCATCGTGCTTCCAGACGCAATAGCGCTTTAGTATAGCATTATATGCTCGAATAAAACAATAATGGATACCCTGTCGCATGGTACAGGAATGTACGCCTTTTCCGGGCGTCTAACGGCGTGCGGCGCACCTCTCCGGTGCGCGCCGGCGTGTTACGCGTTCCACCACGCCAGCGCGTATCATTCTCATACGCCTATGGATTCACCGACTCGCCCGGGGCCAACCGCCCGTACGCCTCCTCAGGACCAACGCCGGGTTCAATTCCGGCAGTGGGCTCGCGGACTGCGCGACGCCGATCGCGCGGCCTATGCGGCGCTGTACCGGGAGATGAGCGATCCGCTCGTACGATACGCGTACTCGATCTTACATGATGAGGCCGGCGCGTACGATATCCTGCAGGACGTATTCCTCAAATTATGGGAACGGCGTGCGTCCATCGACCCGGAATCCTCCCTGCAGGCCCTCCTGTACACCATGACGCGGAACGCCTGCCTCAACGTGCGGCGGCGCAACGGGTACGTGGTGCAGGAGGCGGACGACGAGTCCGGCCCGCTGGCCCGGCTGGAAAGTGTCGAACTCGCCGCCGGCCAGGCCATCGACGCCAACGCGCTCCAGCAACGGATGGATGCCTGGATCCAGGAGCTGCCCGACCGCCGGCGCGAGGCGTTTCTGCTCAGCCGGCAGCACGACCTCAGCCACAGGGACATCAGCGATCTCATGGGCCTGAGCGAGCGCACTGTAAATACGCATATTTTCCTCGCGCTGAAGGACCTGCGCGCCCGTCTTACCGCGTGGCAAAACGAGAAGAGAACACCGTGAACGCATCCGATCGACATACGCCGCTTCCCGACGACCTCGGCGAACCCCTGCGGGACCTCTCGGCCGACGACCGGGCCGGGCTCGCGGAGGTCTGGCGCCTCGCCAGCCCGTCGACGAAGGGATTCCCCGACCCGGCACGCCTCGACGCCATCTGGCGCCAGCTCGATGCCGCCACGCTTCCGGCCGGCGCCGATGCCCGCCGCGATCGCGCGCCGGCCCCCCGGGGCCGCGCGTCGCGCTGGTTTGCCGGCGCCACGGCCGCCCTGGTCGTCGCCGCCATCGCGGTGACGATGTGGTTCCGCCCCCTTTCGGCCACTGCCCCCCTGGGCGAACGCCTCGTCGTCTCCCTGGCCGACGGCTCGCGCATCGAACTGAACAGCGGCGCCACACTCCGCTACCCGCGCCGGTTCGGCGGCATTCGGGCGGTTGAACTCGAGGGCGAGGCCTTCTTCGACGTCGCCACCGACGGCCGGCCATTTATCGTCGAAACCTTCGACGCCGACGTCACGGTCCTCGGCACCACCTTCAACGTACGCGCCTGGCCCAACGACCCGACGCCCGGCACCACCGTCACGCTGGCCACGGGACGGGTGCGTCTCGCTTCGCGCGGCGTGGAAGCCCTCGCACCCGTCGTCCTCGAACCGGGGCAGACGGCTACCGTCGGCGACGGACGGATCGATGTGAGCGCTCCGGATTCCACGATCGCCGGCCTGATGCTCGCCTGGAGAAGGGGCGATTTTATCTACCGCGACCGTCAGCTCGGCTCCATCCTCACGGATATCGAACGTCGCTTCGCCACCCGCCTGACACTCACCCCGACCCATCTGCTCACCACGCGCTACAGCGTCTCGATCCGAAAACCAGACACCGCAGAAGTCATCATCCGCGATCTCTGCGGAGCGCTCGGGTTGCAGTACCGGGAAACTCGCGAGGGTTTCGAACTGTTCGAACCGGGAACGTAGCTCGTATGGCGCATCCCCTTTCCCTGCCACTCTCTGCCGGTCCCGCGCGTCGTCGCGTATGGGCTGTTGTGCTGTTCAGCCTCGTGCTGATCGCGCCGGCGGCGTACGGGCAGGAAGGAGCTACCTCCGCCGCGAATACAGCGTCCCGCCACTCGATCGCCGCCCTGAACGTGCCGCTCGATCTCGCGCTGGAGGCCCTCGTCGAAAAAACGGCCCTCAACCTCGTCTACGCCTCCGCCCTGGTAGCCGGCAAAACGACCTCCTGCCAGGTCGACGAGGCGCTGCTGGACGAAGTGCTCGCCTGCCTCCTCCGCGGCACCGGGTTGGACTTCCTCCGCCTCTCATCGGGCACCTACGTACTCGTGACCGACGCCCGGGCCGTGCCGGCCTTTGGGGCCCTCTCCGGCCAGGTGATCGACGCCACATCCGGCGAGCCTCTCGCGGATGCGCATGTGCTCCTGGCCGATGCCTCCGGCGGCGCCGTCACCAACCGCGCCGGCCGCTTCGCCTTCAATCGGCTCCTTCCGGGCGTCTATCCCCTCCTCGTCTCCTACATCGGCTACGAACGCGCCGTGGACACCCTGTGGGTCGACGCCGGCGCCGCGACGTCCGTGCAGATCGCGCTGGACGCCGAGCCGATCATCACCTCCCCCATCGTGATCTCCGAGCTCACCTGGCGGCTTCCCTCCGAGGACCTCGGCGGCGGCTCGCGTAGCGCCGTTTCGCTTGAAGAGGCCTCCGCCGCCGGCGACGTCTTCCGCAGCCTGCACACCATCGTGGGTGTGCGTGTGGGGGACGCACTGTCCGACGTCCACGTCCAGGGTGGGCAGTCCGGCGATCACCAGCATGTCCTGGACGGCGCGCCTATCTTCATTCCGATCCCCAACGGCGGCGTAGTGGGGCCATTTAGTCCGTTCGCGCTGAGCCGGCTCAGCGTGCGAAAGGCCGGCTATAGCGTCCGCTACGGCAGCCACCTGGCCGGCGTCGTCGAGGCGGACCACGCGCTGGCCGACGGCCCGACCGCGCTCACGATTCAGGTGGATCCGCTCAGCCTCAATGCCCGCCTGACCGGCCAGTTTGCCGGGCGCGACGGCGTACGTACCCGCTGGATGTTCGCCGGCCGGCGGAGCCTGTGGTCCGTGCTCCATCCTCAATCCCTGGCCACCCACTTCACGCGGTGGAGCGCGCCCGATCTATTCCTCCTCCAAACCCTGGCGCCCCCCCCGCTCGTCGAAACTGACTCCCCGCCGTCCCACACGCATTCCATCCGGTTCGTGCCCGACTCCCTCGGCGCCGGAGCGTTGTCCGGCAACCGCCTGCAGGACGAGTTCCGGTTCTCGGATCTCCACGGCGCGGTACGCGTCGCTTTCTCTCCCGAAAAAAGCCTCTACGCCTCGTTCTACCGCGGCAGCAATGGCTTCGGCGGCGTGGATGCGCTGGCGCCGACGTTTGCGCAGGGGCCGGCGCAAACCACGCAGACGGCATCGTTCACGAGCCGTTATTCCTGGTCCAACGCGATGGGGCAGATGCGCTACGAAAGCATCATCGGCAAGGCGTCGTTCGCCTCCGTCGGCGGCTGGGTGAGCCAGTTCGATCTGTCGCAGGCGTTCGGTCGGGACTACCGCCCTGCGGATGCCGGGGACAGCGCGGAGAGCGATGACGACGATGCCGCAACCGCCGGCTGGCTGCGCCATGCCTCCAGCGACGTCAATGCCATCCACGAGGGAGGCTTGCGTGCTGAAATCAACCACAGCGTGTCCTCCTCCCACTTCCTCACCGCAGGCCTCGAAAGCCGGTATAGTGCCAGCGAATTCGCGCTGGAATTACCCGGCTGGCGCGACGGCAGCCTCGCCTCGCAAAGCAGCGCCCGCCTCCAGGCCGGGCATCGCCGCTCGAGCCTGTATGCCGAGGACCAGCTACGTATCGGATCGCGCGCCCATCTCGAACTCGGCCTCCGCCTCACGAATCTCGGCAACGACCGGGCCGTCTATGCTGAGCCGCGTATCGCCATTCGCTATGACGCCGCCAGCGGCCCCCTGGGCCCCTGGGCCTTCCGCGGCGCCATCGGCCTGTTCCGGCAGTTCGTGAACCAGTTCGACGTCGCCGCGATGGATGTCAACGCCGTCCTGCCCTATATGCGGTTCTGGCTGCCCATCAGCGGCGACGTAGCCCCACCACGCGCCCACCACGCCACGGCATCGCTGCTCGCCATGCCCGCCCCCGGATGGCAGATCCAGCTCGAAACCTACTACAAGGACCAGCCTCACGTGCTGGTGATCGACTACGCCGGCCTGGCCACCCCCGGGGCGTCCACGGCGGCGTGGAGCCGGCAAGATGAGGTGCTAACCCACGCCGAAGGAGTCGCCTACGGCGCCGGTCTGTCGATCGAGAAAAAAACCGACCGGCTTGCCGCCCAGGCCGCCTACGAATACAGCGTGGCGGAGCAGCGCATCCCGAACCGGTTCGACGGCGCCTGGCTGAGCGCCCCCTGGAACGTCCCCCACCGCGTCACCCTCGCGCTGGACGCCCGCGTGGCCTCGTACTGGACCGCCTCGTTGCGCTGGCAGGCCAGCATGGGCCGGTCCTGGGCTTTTCGCGACGCGTATTACAACTACCTCGAGCCGGAGGACCGAACCAGGCATTTCGATCCGTACGACCTATCCGACCCGACGGCCCACCGACTGCCCATGTACAATCGCCTGGACGCCGGCGTGGCCTACGCCCGCCAGGTACGCGACGCCCGCGTGCAGGTACGCCTATCCCTTGCCAACCTGCTGGCCGCGTACAACGTGGATGAGTGGAGCCTCGCCTACGACGAGGCTTCCGCCACCTATACAAAAATCGAACGCCCCCTCGCCCCGTTCTTGCCGACCCTCACCGTCCGGCTGGGGTTCTGACCGACACCGAGGTCGTTTCATCCGGGCTCGTCGTTCGCGGGACCTGGCACGCGAAACGCGCCCCCCTCCTCTACCACCAGCCTCCGATACGGCATCGGGATCTCGATACCGTGGGCGTCGAACGCGCACTTGATCTCGATGAACAACATGTTCTTCACGTCGAGGTAGTTTTCCTGCAGCGTCCAGACCGAGTACTGGAACGAGATGAAGGATTCCTCAAACAGGTTGAAGATAAACAGCGGCTTTGGCTCCTGGAGGCATAGCGGATTGTCGGAGGCAACGCCCTTCAGCACTTCCACGACTCGTTTCAGATCTTCCCGGTACCCTACCCGGATCTGCGTGTCGATGCGTCGGATCGGGAAGCGGCTCAGGTTCGTGATGTCGGATTTGATCAGGTTCTCGTTTGCGATACGCACAAACAGGTTATCGAAGGTCCGGATCTTCACGGACAGCAGATCGATCGACAACACCTCGCCCGTGATGGTCCCGACACGGATGATGTCGCCCAGCGCGAATGGTTTTTCACCGATCAAGAACAGCCCGCTGATAATGTTCGTGGCCGACGTCTGCGAGGCGAAGCCGAGGGCGACGGTCAGCACGCCGGCCGCACCCAGCAGGATGCCCAGTTCGAAGCCCGTGGACACCAGCGCCCAGGCCGAAAATACCCCGATGACCGTATAAAAGCTCACACGGCGAAGCAGCATCGCATGGTGGGGCGACGTCCGCTTCCGCACCGATCGAAGGAGGAACGCGCTGAGCGCCTTCGCGAGCAGATACCCGGCGAGGAGGATAACCAACGCCTTGTAGATGTGAAACGCGTTATCGCCGGCGAAGTAGCCCTTGAAGCTGATCCAGATCTCGTTCAGGAGGTCCATATCGATTTGTCCTTAAACAAGCCGCCAAATGCACGAAAGATGAGGTTGGACTCGATCGCCCTACGCGGACTTTCCAGCCGCGTGGTCTCCCCCGCTTCCGCCGGCGCTCCCACGCCGATCTTCATGGCGGCAAAATCGCCGCTGCGCTCCCGCTCTACCGTCACCATCTGGGTCCACAAGTGGCCGTTGGTCGCCTCGAATATGGACAGGTACTGCACAAGCACCTGAATTCGGTTCAGCAATAACCCATCCTGGGCCCTGTTCTTGACGCGAACCGGGGTGATCACGCGGTAGGGGCGAACGGTGAGGTCCTGGAGCCGCAATCGGGCCGCCGTACGGCCGGCATAACACAGTTCCCCATGAATGGTTGACTCGCCAAACCACGTATCCGAGGGGCGATACAGCGGGAATTCCTGGAGGACGCGCCGGGGTGAACCGGCCTCGAATTGAACCCAGAGCGGCGTGCTGATATACAGCGTGACCTCTTCACGAGGCAAGATGTGCAGGGGCATCTCTGGCTGGACGACGACGGCTCGGTCGGCGAGGCGCGGCCGGACGTAGATTTCGTCGCCCGGCACACGAAAACCGAACCGGTGCAGGGACACCGCCTCCCCTTTGGCCTCGATAAACGCCATCATTTCCGACATCTCGAGCGACGTCCGCACCTCGGCGGCATCCACGTACGCATCGTTCAGCTGAAAACGGGCGATGCGCCACTCGTTCGGGCGACTCGCCACCCAGATCGTGCAGGGACCCACCTCCCAACAGCCGGCAAGGCCCTCAGGGATGTGATAGGTTCCCCACCAGGGAGACCAGCTCTTGTTCTCGTATGCCGTATGCATAACCCTGTTTTACGCCGGCCCCGGTACGTCAGCCCATAGGGGCGCGTTTTCCAATGCCTGCAACCAGGCTATCCGGCGCCAGCATCTATCCACGCCCATGAAAGCCGCCACCGCACCGGACGTTCCTCACAGGCCGCAACGGCCGGCGACCCCGTGTCAGATGTCGATGAATTCCCCGTAGTTTTGCCGGAGGAGCAGACCCGTGCCGGCACACAATACCAATCCGTACATCAGCGCCCAGAATGAAAGCAGTGTACCGAACAAGATCCACGCGAAGATGCCGGCGAGCACTACCAGACAACTCCCCATGGCGATCCATGCCGACCGCTCCCCATCCTGCCGATCCCGCGTCGTCGCCCCCACCACGCCGACAATCAGATTGTGCGTGGACATCAAGAACATGAACGAAATCCACACAAATAACGCCGCCCCCACCACCAGCAGACCCACTTTCCACATCCATGGGAAGGCATGCAACACCCCCACGGACAGCGGCATACCGAAGAGGATGGTACGCACCTGCCCTCCGTCGCCCATGTGAAGAAGGCCCGGCATGAATGCAAAAACGACCATATAGGCGCAGATACCCAGGCACCCGGCCAGCCAGTGGAGAACGTGTGTCAGGTAATACAACGGTTACAGAGCGATAAGACGAGCAAGAGCGCGACGGGCGTTACGCGGGGGCGGTCGCGAAGAAGGACCAACGTATACAATTTTTTTCCCGAATGCCTCCCGATCTCCAAAAAATCTGCCTTACCTCTGCTTACATCAACCAGCCGGCCTCCATCGAATCACACCGAATCAACCTCCACTCGTCGGGATGGCCGCGCTCAAACGCCGCGACACAATGCGGATGGACGTGATACGTCCGTTCTTCAGGAAGTGCGGAGGCGGCCCGCAGTAGAACGACCTCGCGCTCATCGATCAACTGTTCGCAGACATCGCATTCGAACTCGGGTGACTTGCTGACACAAAATCGGTAGTGGATCATCGCAGCGACCTCTTCTCCGGCTCGTTCGACCTGCCGGCCCTGTGGGGGGCTTTCCCGGTGAGTACAACGCCGGCTCGTTCAACATATGCGCTTCCGATCTCCGATGATGTAGGAATAGACGCCTACTTTTTGTCAGGTATTGTAGGCGCGGCTGTAGGGCTACAAAAGACCGCTCAGTGCCACAGCGCCGGCCGGGTCCTCCACCCGCACGCGGTCCCCGCTCGTGAGGCTCGGCACCGTGTCGCCATCACGCGAATCCATGTTGAGATTGCCCGACCCAGCGTCGATGCGGAGGGATCCCTGATACACCACGGCCCCTGCTCGCACCACCACGATAGTCGCCGTACCGTCGTCCTCCATATCCTCGACCTCCACCGTGAACGTCACGCGGTCCGAGCGGCGTTCAAACTTCGCCTCGCCCGAAGCGTCCGACCCATCGCTGGCACGTAGCGGAGCCTCGAGGGACACAGGGGCCTGGCCGGCGTCATCTCCCCCATCGTCGTCGCCACCCGTATTCTCGCCGTTGTCGCCGCCACCCGTATTCTCGCCGTTGTCGCCGCCACCCGTAGTGCCGCCGTTGTCGTCGCCGCCCGTAGTGTCGCCGTTGTCGTCGCCACCCGTAGTGCCGCCGTTGTCGTCGCCGCCCGTATCGCCGCCGTTGTCGTCGCCGCCCGTATCGCCGCCACCGCTCCCGTCGCCGAGCTGGTCCTGGGTGATGCCGGTATCCTCGGTGGGATCAGGCGCCAGGATCGACGTATGGCAGCCCGTCAGGTAAAACAGGCCCACGATGCAGAACAGGGAGTAGAGGAGCGTAATCGGCTGGCGCGGCATGGGAATGTGGGTGTAGAGGGTGTATGCTCTGCTCCCAGCCAGCGCCATGCCAGGCGGATGAGCCGCGCGGATTGAAGGGGGATTTCCTTATCCGGCCGCACCCGCCAAATGGTTTAATTTCAAACCCTTACAGGCAGCTGCAATCTCACTATGCCGCCGGAGCCCTGGGCCTGCCTGGCCGGAGGGCTGTGCAAAGGCAGTACACCTGACCGCGGGTGGACACGCCGGAAAGGCCCTACAGCAGCGCCGGCACTTGAACCGTCAACTCGGTGAAGCGTCCATATATACGTTGGCTCCGTGTCGGTGCATGCCGGTGGAGCCGGCGGTATCGCCCTACAAACAACCCTGTGAGGTGCATCATGCCTGCCAATAAACTCAAAGCCTTTCTGGACGAGCACCGCGTCAAGTATCTTGCGATCCGGCACTCTCCAGCGTATTCGGCTCAGGATATCGCGGCCACCGTCCATATTCCGGGCAAAGAAGTGGCGAAAACCGTCATTTTTAAACGGAATGGCGAGCTGGCGATGGCCGTGTTGCCGGCGTCGTACAAGATCGACTTCATGCTGCTCGGCGGGGCAGTCGGCACGGAAGACGTGCAACTGGCCAGCGAGGACGAATTCGAGGATCTATTCCCGGGTTGCGAGCCCGGCGCCATGCCGCCGTTCGGGAATCTGTATGGGATGGATGTGTTCGTGGCCGCCTCGCTCACCGAGGACGAACGGATCGCGTTCAACGCCGGCACCTTC
This genomic interval carries:
- a CDS encoding CHAT domain-containing protein; the protein is MHKGAITYQDFTLKIGPMKGQEYAVTLQDSASGTSVGDLWFNMASFAPTDAPVDAPAPPDTATGAPTRGERERKPKTAISGDELGLKLFRELIKEGARDAFMKSLGATQLQPDIALRVKLVLDLKMSGMDKIVGLPWELLFDDSQNSFLNLLPRDFSVVRYLNIARPKTAATIEALPYDGPLRMLLVMANPDDPVLPKLNLEVEKKKILERFGGDASPLQVEILEHATTEKLMAKLEEGPDFHVLHFMGHGVFKDDGEGVLVMEDDAGKRDDLSANNLYYFILSKAHSIRLVFLNACETANNRVANERHPFAGVAPAIVSAGVPAVIAMQKPISDPGAIAFAETFYAALADGAPVDYAVNEGRLDMFNKEPGTLEWATPVLFMQAPDGVLFKPKRAKAPEPEPAPAPATNGATRSVYILCKPGDKEFLMPVFKYLRVSGFSVDKSPFEGDEAAILAADREALATADAVLILWGNGGDAWRRERNANIKEALKTRPPLRANYLYICGTPDEDKQFLIDLEEQAFINGLQGFSDALMADFVDKLNS
- a CDS encoding RNA polymerase sigma-70 factor, encoding MDSPTRPGPTARTPPQDQRRVQFRQWARGLRDADRAAYAALYREMSDPLVRYAYSILHDEAGAYDILQDVFLKLWERRASIDPESSLQALLYTMTRNACLNVRRRNGYVVQEADDESGPLARLESVELAAGQAIDANALQQRMDAWIQELPDRRREAFLLSRQHDLSHRDISDLMGLSERTVNTHIFLALKDLRARLTAWQNEKRTP
- a CDS encoding FecR domain-containing protein, encoding MNASDRHTPLPDDLGEPLRDLSADDRAGLAEVWRLASPSTKGFPDPARLDAIWRQLDAATLPAGADARRDRAPAPRGRASRWFAGATAALVVAAIAVTMWFRPLSATAPLGERLVVSLADGSRIELNSGATLRYPRRFGGIRAVELEGEAFFDVATDGRPFIVETFDADVTVLGTTFNVRAWPNDPTPGTTVTLATGRVRLASRGVEALAPVVLEPGQTATVGDGRIDVSAPDSTIAGLMLAWRRGDFIYRDRQLGSILTDIERRFATRLTLTPTHLLTTRYSVSIRKPDTAEVIIRDLCGALGLQYRETREGFELFEPGT
- a CDS encoding TonB-dependent receptor, producing MAHPLSLPLSAGPARRRVWAVVLFSLVLIAPAAYGQEGATSAANTASRHSIAALNVPLDLALEALVEKTALNLVYASALVAGKTTSCQVDEALLDEVLACLLRGTGLDFLRLSSGTYVLVTDARAVPAFGALSGQVIDATSGEPLADAHVLLADASGGAVTNRAGRFAFNRLLPGVYPLLVSYIGYERAVDTLWVDAGAATSVQIALDAEPIITSPIVISELTWRLPSEDLGGGSRSAVSLEEASAAGDVFRSLHTIVGVRVGDALSDVHVQGGQSGDHQHVLDGAPIFIPIPNGGVVGPFSPFALSRLSVRKAGYSVRYGSHLAGVVEADHALADGPTALTIQVDPLSLNARLTGQFAGRDGVRTRWMFAGRRSLWSVLHPQSLATHFTRWSAPDLFLLQTLAPPPLVETDSPPSHTHSIRFVPDSLGAGALSGNRLQDEFRFSDLHGAVRVAFSPEKSLYASFYRGSNGFGGVDALAPTFAQGPAQTTQTASFTSRYSWSNAMGQMRYESIIGKASFASVGGWVSQFDLSQAFGRDYRPADAGDSAESDDDDAATAGWLRHASSDVNAIHEGGLRAEINHSVSSSHFLTAGLESRYSASEFALELPGWRDGSLASQSSARLQAGHRRSSLYAEDQLRIGSRAHLELGLRLTNLGNDRAVYAEPRIAIRYDAASGPLGPWAFRGAIGLFRQFVNQFDVAAMDVNAVLPYMRFWLPISGDVAPPRAHHATASLLAMPAPGWQIQLETYYKDQPHVLVIDYAGLATPGASTAAWSRQDEVLTHAEGVAYGAGLSIEKKTDRLAAQAAYEYSVAEQRIPNRFDGAWLSAPWNVPHRVTLALDARVASYWTASLRWQASMGRSWAFRDAYYNYLEPEDRTRHFDPYDLSDPTAHRLPMYNRLDAGVAYARQVRDARVQVRLSLANLLAAYNVDEWSLAYDEASATYTKIERPLAPFLPTLTVRLGF
- a CDS encoding mechanosensitive ion channel family protein, which gives rise to MDLLNEIWISFKGYFAGDNAFHIYKALVILLAGYLLAKALSAFLLRSVRKRTSPHHAMLLRRVSFYTVIGVFSAWALVSTGFELGILLGAAGVLTVALGFASQTSATNIISGLFLIGEKPFALGDIIRVGTITGEVLSIDLLSVKIRTFDNLFVRIANENLIKSDITNLSRFPIRRIDTQIRVGYREDLKRVVEVLKGVASDNPLCLQEPKPLFIFNLFEESFISFQYSVWTLQENYLDVKNMLFIEIKCAFDAHGIEIPMPYRRLVVEEGGAFRVPGPANDEPG
- a CDS encoding YbaK/EbsC family protein, with the protein product MPANKLKAFLDEHRVKYLAIRHSPAYSAQDIAATVHIPGKEVAKTVIFKRNGELAMAVLPASYKIDFMLLGGAVGTEDVQLASEDEFEDLFPGCEPGAMPPFGNLYGMDVFVAASLTEDERIAFNAGTFTELIQMSYSDYARLVNPIVLHFSYESA